Proteins encoded by one window of Nitrincola iocasae:
- the gshA gene encoding glutamate--cysteine ligase, producing the protein MSATLDHHLNQLLSDGNSRLLTQLQHGLEKEGLRVTPTGHIAQSVHPKGLGSALTHSEITTDYSEALLEFITPVFHDTDLMLSHLSDLHRFSYEVMQDELIWCASMPCDISGEDEIPIAFYGDSNIGRLKHIYRVGLQHRYGKMMQTIAGIHYNFSLPEQLWPAYQAICNDSGDMNNFRSASYFRMIRNFRRFGWLLLYLFGASPALTRSFMGQQPHNLESLAGDTLYQPWATSLRMSDLGYSNRIQSSLNICYNRLDSYTDSLQRAIHTSHPAYERLGVKVDGTYRQLNSNILQIENEYYSDIRPKRVTESGEKPIHALLSRGVQYIEVRNTDINPLLPTGISSEQASFMDAFLVTCLLCNDTELSDAECGMIAENQQRIVNRGREPGLTLLTATGDISRTQLGKTILDQVARTAAVLDEANATQRYSSAVELQREKLQTPELTPSAQVLAALKAAGGSYHHWIRDLSRQHRDTLMQKPLAPELKARLQSEAQTSLLEQASIEAADNISFDEFLASYNKE; encoded by the coding sequence TTGTCTGCTACCCTCGATCACCATCTGAACCAGTTGTTAAGCGATGGCAATAGCCGCCTACTAACACAACTTCAACACGGTCTGGAAAAAGAGGGCTTACGGGTCACTCCCACAGGTCATATTGCCCAAAGCGTACACCCCAAAGGGTTAGGTTCAGCGCTGACTCACAGTGAGATCACCACTGACTACTCGGAAGCGCTGTTGGAATTCATTACGCCGGTGTTTCATGATACCGACTTGATGCTCAGCCATTTGAGCGACCTACATCGTTTCAGTTATGAAGTTATGCAAGATGAACTCATCTGGTGTGCCAGCATGCCTTGCGATATCTCAGGAGAGGATGAAATCCCCATCGCCTTTTACGGTGACTCCAATATCGGTCGTCTGAAACATATCTATCGAGTAGGCCTGCAACACCGTTATGGCAAAATGATGCAAACCATCGCGGGTATTCACTATAACTTTTCCTTGCCCGAACAACTCTGGCCCGCTTACCAGGCGATCTGCAACGATAGTGGCGATATGAACAATTTCCGTTCAGCAAGTTACTTTCGGATGATTCGTAACTTCCGCCGCTTTGGCTGGTTACTGCTCTACCTGTTCGGCGCATCACCCGCCTTAACCCGCAGCTTTATGGGCCAACAGCCCCATAACCTGGAAAGCCTGGCCGGCGATACGCTTTATCAGCCTTGGGCAACGTCCTTGCGCATGAGTGATCTGGGTTATTCCAACCGCATACAGTCATCACTGAACATCTGTTATAACCGTCTGGACAGTTATACCGATTCATTGCAACGCGCAATTCACACCTCGCACCCAGCTTATGAGCGCCTCGGCGTGAAGGTGGATGGCACTTACCGCCAGCTCAACAGTAATATTTTACAGATAGAGAATGAATACTATAGTGATATTCGGCCCAAACGCGTAACGGAATCCGGTGAGAAGCCCATCCATGCACTGCTGAGCCGGGGTGTGCAGTATATTGAAGTACGTAATACTGATATCAATCCGCTGCTGCCCACCGGCATCAGTAGCGAGCAAGCCAGCTTTATGGATGCATTTCTGGTGACCTGCCTATTGTGTAATGATACTGAGCTGAGTGATGCCGAGTGCGGCATGATTGCAGAAAACCAACAACGTATCGTAAACCGGGGACGCGAACCAGGACTCACATTACTCACGGCCACCGGTGACATCAGCCGCACACAACTGGGTAAGACCATTCTTGACCAAGTTGCCCGCACGGCCGCCGTATTGGATGAAGCCAACGCTACCCAGCGCTACTCCAGTGCCGTTGAACTACAACGAGAAAAACTCCAAACTCCCGAGTTGACACCTTCAGCCCAGGTTTTAGCTGCCCTTAAAGCGGCAGGCGGGAGCTATCATCACTGGATCCGGGATCTAAGCCGACAACACCGTGATACCTTGATGCAAAAACCCCTGGCACCAGAACTAAAGGCTCGCCTGCAAAGCGAAGCTCAGACGTCGCTTCTGGAGCAAGCCAGCATCGAAGCAGCAGACAATATCAGCTTCGACGAGTTTCTGGCGAGCTACAACAAGGAATGA
- a CDS encoding Tex family protein: MNLTEQLSSRLNIPANQISATLKLIDEGATIPFIARYRKEATGGLDDTQLRKLAEQLEYCTALEQRRTTILEQIRSQNRLTPDLERALQQADSKARLEDLYLPYKPKRRNKAQEAREAGLEPLALSLLQRPEQQPEGLAAKFLNPSKGINTLEDALEGCRHILLESLTEQPDLIGRLRQLLWQQGMLEVAAAKGKTDPDSKYRDYFNYAERLARVPSHRALAILRGKQEGVLSFKLQLPDELQERPIQDIANANRLSVPRCSTWLLQTLQQSWKQKLAPMLENELIKQLRSQAETAAIDVFARNLRDLLLSAPAGAHVTLGLDPGLRTGVKAAIVNATGQLLACDTLYPHPPQYQAEAALSRLAQLIKKHQVTLIAIGNGTASRETLSWVRPLLQQPQFANVAAMLVSEAGASVYSASALAAQEFPQLDVTLRGAVSIARRLQDPLAELVKIDPQAIGVGQYQHDVDQKALANKLDAVVEDCVNHVGVDLNTASQPLLERVAGLNTTLAANLISEREALGRFSNRKQLLKVPRLGPKAFEQCAGFLRIRDGNEPLDNSAVHPESYPLVRDIADLWGLSVSQLLKAPDKLKATQPESLSQHGSYTLKDVLTELEKPGRDPRPAFRSVEYDTRVETIDDLLPGMQLEGVITNITNFGAFVDLGVHQDGLVHISQLADTYVKDPHSLVSNGQIVSVRVLEVDSKRKRIALSMKKNT, encoded by the coding sequence ATGAACCTGACTGAACAGCTATCCTCCCGACTAAATATTCCGGCAAACCAGATCAGCGCGACGCTGAAGCTTATCGACGAAGGGGCGACCATCCCCTTTATTGCCCGTTACCGCAAGGAAGCCACTGGCGGGCTGGACGACACCCAGCTCAGGAAACTGGCCGAACAACTGGAATACTGTACCGCACTGGAACAAAGACGCACCACCATACTGGAGCAGATCCGCAGCCAGAATCGCTTGACGCCAGATCTGGAACGCGCCCTGCAGCAGGCTGATAGCAAGGCACGCCTGGAAGATCTTTACCTGCCTTATAAGCCCAAACGGCGCAACAAAGCACAAGAAGCGCGTGAAGCGGGGCTGGAACCTCTGGCCCTCTCTTTGCTGCAACGCCCGGAACAGCAGCCAGAAGGCTTAGCTGCTAAATTCCTGAATCCGTCTAAAGGTATCAATACCCTAGAGGATGCGCTTGAGGGCTGTCGCCATATACTGCTGGAATCACTGACAGAGCAACCCGATCTGATTGGACGCTTACGACAGCTACTCTGGCAACAGGGCATGCTTGAGGTCGCTGCAGCCAAAGGCAAGACGGATCCAGACAGTAAGTACCGTGACTACTTCAACTATGCTGAACGCCTGGCTCGAGTCCCCTCACACAGGGCGCTGGCAATCCTGCGAGGCAAGCAGGAAGGTGTGCTCAGTTTCAAGTTGCAATTGCCGGATGAACTACAGGAGCGGCCGATACAAGACATTGCCAATGCCAACCGCCTCTCCGTGCCACGCTGCTCAACCTGGCTGCTACAAACCCTGCAGCAAAGCTGGAAACAAAAACTGGCCCCGATGCTGGAGAATGAGCTCATCAAGCAACTGCGTAGCCAGGCAGAAACAGCGGCCATCGATGTCTTTGCGCGCAATCTACGTGATCTGCTGTTGTCGGCCCCTGCGGGTGCGCATGTGACACTGGGACTGGACCCTGGACTGCGGACCGGTGTGAAAGCCGCTATAGTCAATGCCACCGGGCAGTTACTGGCGTGCGACACCCTTTATCCACACCCGCCACAATATCAAGCTGAAGCGGCCCTGAGCCGGCTTGCCCAACTGATCAAAAAACACCAGGTCACCCTGATTGCCATCGGCAACGGTACCGCCTCACGGGAAACCCTGTCCTGGGTTCGCCCCCTGCTGCAGCAACCCCAGTTTGCCAACGTGGCGGCCATGCTGGTGAGTGAAGCAGGCGCCTCGGTCTACTCAGCCTCAGCCCTGGCGGCCCAGGAATTTCCACAATTGGATGTGACACTACGAGGAGCGGTTTCCATTGCACGTCGCTTACAGGACCCTCTGGCTGAACTGGTTAAAATTGATCCCCAGGCTATTGGGGTAGGTCAGTACCAACATGATGTTGATCAAAAAGCGCTGGCTAATAAGCTGGATGCCGTAGTCGAGGACTGTGTTAACCATGTTGGCGTCGACCTGAATACCGCGTCACAACCGCTACTGGAAAGAGTCGCCGGGCTGAACACTACGCTGGCAGCCAATCTGATCAGTGAACGCGAAGCATTAGGACGTTTTAGTAATCGCAAGCAACTGCTGAAAGTCCCTCGTCTGGGACCTAAAGCCTTTGAACAATGTGCTGGATTTCTACGTATTCGTGATGGCAACGAACCGCTGGACAATTCCGCTGTGCATCCTGAGTCCTATCCGCTGGTCAGGGACATAGCCGATCTCTGGGGTCTTTCTGTATCTCAGCTACTGAAAGCGCCTGACAAGCTCAAGGCAACTCAACCCGAGTCCCTCAGCCAACATGGCAGCTACACTTTGAAAGATGTACTGACTGAACTGGAAAAACCCGGACGTGATCCTCGCCCGGCTTTTCGCTCAGTGGAATATGATACTCGAGTCGAAACTATTGATGATCTACTTCCCGGCATGCAACTGGAAGGCGTCATTACCAACATCACCAACTTTGGTGCGTTCGTCGATCTGGGCGTTCATCAGGACGGACTGGTGCATATTTCACAGCTCGCAGACACCTATGTTAAAGACCCTCACAGCCTGGTCAGTAATGGTCAGATTGTATCGGTCCGAGTGCTCGAAGTGGACAGCAAGCGTAAACGTATTGCACTGAGTATGAAAAAAAACACCTGA
- the pyk gene encoding pyruvate kinase, which produces MLKRTKIVATLGPSTDADGLPELLLKAGVNMFRLNFSHGTTADHRQRVEQVREASRKTGIPVALLGDLQGPKIRIARFENKQVTLTQGDAFILDAAMDPSSGNQQAVGIDYKALPDDCREGDILLLDDGRLQLRVLRIDASRIHTEVTIGGILSNNKGINRLGGGLSAAALTDKDRFDIRVAAELDFDYVAVSFPRNANDLHEARRLLDASGSSAEIIAKVERAEAVATPEVLDEIILASDGVMVARGDLGVEIGDAELIGVQKHLIRRARELNRVVITATQMMETMISSPMPTRAEVFDVANAILDGTDAVMLSAETAAGQYPVEVVEAMTRICQGAEKHLLSAPTPTASSAPCDRIDQAIARSAMNTANGLSGVAAIICLTESGSTPLWMSRIRSGLPIYALTRNSRTLRRMALYRGVMPIFFDVTAINESRINEAIMAGLLSDGRIRSGDLVLLTRGSEIGAHGQTNQMQILQVQ; this is translated from the coding sequence ATGTTGAAACGCACAAAAATTGTCGCAACACTCGGCCCGTCTACAGACGCCGATGGCCTGCCAGAGCTACTCCTCAAAGCGGGCGTCAACATGTTCAGACTGAATTTTTCCCATGGTACCACAGCTGATCACCGACAGCGCGTGGAGCAGGTGCGGGAAGCGTCTCGTAAAACCGGCATTCCGGTTGCCCTTCTCGGTGACCTTCAAGGGCCAAAAATCCGTATTGCGCGCTTTGAAAACAAACAAGTAACACTGACACAGGGTGATGCTTTCATACTCGATGCGGCGATGGATCCTTCGTCTGGCAATCAGCAAGCGGTTGGCATCGATTACAAAGCCCTTCCAGATGACTGTCGTGAGGGTGATATTCTGCTGCTCGACGATGGTCGGCTGCAACTGCGCGTACTACGCATTGATGCCAGCCGCATTCATACCGAAGTAACCATCGGCGGCATACTTTCAAACAACAAGGGTATCAACCGATTGGGTGGCGGGCTCTCTGCCGCCGCGCTGACAGACAAGGATCGCTTTGATATTCGTGTTGCTGCTGAACTGGACTTTGATTATGTTGCCGTGTCCTTTCCGCGTAATGCCAACGATCTGCATGAAGCGCGCCGCCTACTGGATGCCAGTGGCAGCAGTGCCGAAATTATTGCCAAGGTTGAACGCGCCGAGGCCGTTGCCACCCCAGAGGTACTGGATGAGATTATTCTGGCATCAGATGGTGTGATGGTGGCTCGTGGCGATCTGGGGGTAGAGATAGGTGATGCTGAACTGATTGGTGTACAAAAACACTTGATCCGTCGGGCTCGCGAGCTGAACCGTGTGGTCATTACCGCCACACAAATGATGGAAACCATGATTTCCAGCCCTATGCCGACGCGGGCTGAAGTGTTTGATGTAGCCAATGCCATACTCGATGGTACTGATGCGGTAATGCTCTCTGCAGAAACCGCAGCAGGACAATATCCAGTTGAAGTCGTTGAAGCCATGACGCGTATTTGTCAAGGTGCCGAAAAACATCTGTTATCCGCGCCGACTCCAACTGCGTCAAGTGCCCCATGTGACCGTATCGATCAGGCCATTGCACGTTCAGCCATGAACACAGCTAACGGCCTCAGTGGCGTGGCTGCAATTATCTGCCTGACAGAGTCAGGCTCGACACCCCTGTGGATGTCGCGTATCCGCTCCGGCCTCCCCATCTATGCGCTAACCCGCAACAGTCGCACGCTAAGACGTATGGCTTTGTATCGTGGCGTGATGCCGATTTTCTTCGATGTCACCGCTATTAATGAAAGCCGTATTAATGAAGCTATTATGGCAGGCCTACTGTCCGATGGTCGCATTCGTAGCGGTGATCTTGTACTGCTGACTCGCGGTAGTGAAATCGGAGCCCATGGACAGACCAATCAAATGCAGATTCTACAAGTACAGTAA
- a CDS encoding ATP-binding protein: protein MNSSSQPAKNGKAARLLIILSVLALFVVLMLQTADISRNQAVNELQHKTEADLNRYIITVQQKLDRFKDLPKLLSTNPDLLSVLPQADSEVASQRLNRFLEEVNDIIGASDTYLMNRRGLTVAASNWSLDRSFIGGNFSFRPYFSQAIAGGPGSYFALGTTSHQRGYFFSYPVYQGDEVAGVIVVKIDLNDVEDQWSDPLQDILVTDSDDVVFISTRPEWKFRTLTPLAPHDQRRLKESLRYGDNSLIPLDISSRQPLNDNAEVITLQTRQSEISASNESRQEQDYLLLTQSLADAGLNVSMLASMKVVDQKVITAMVQVAFVYIALILLFLVLRVRYRLKSQQQEFRQREHTALEESEARIRAIIDHTHAGLITLDEAGAVRYMNPTAEKLFGWSADEIRGQYLNPLFSDTARIICWRYIMDETTDTAELTTEVGALGQNQQVFPVELTIGRMSVAGEKLFMLTIHDITERKLYEQKLRDATEALEYRVEERTKDLVQTNARLVEEMTLHRNTQNELIQTAKLAVLGQLSAGINHELNQPLTAIRNYADNAKAFLKAGRLEPVANNLQEIGGLTERMAKIIHPLKEFSRKSTNCIEAVSLQQIRDGVMSVMYGRFDKEDVTVVWPDAADEVWVMADRLRLEQVFVNLLTNALQAISGQSVKEIRISVDKVKERTEIRVLDNGPGVRDPERVFEPFYTTKSSGQGIGLGLPISQRIIESFYGELRVRNHQTAGAEFLIRLPTAVKQASVEGLTLDNI from the coding sequence ATGAATTCATCGTCACAACCTGCAAAAAATGGCAAGGCCGCGCGTCTGCTTATTATACTGAGTGTATTGGCATTGTTTGTGGTGCTTATGCTGCAAACAGCCGATATCAGCCGTAATCAGGCAGTAAACGAGTTGCAGCATAAGACTGAGGCTGACCTTAATCGCTATATCATCACTGTGCAGCAAAAGCTGGACCGCTTTAAAGATCTTCCCAAGCTACTGTCCACTAATCCGGATCTGTTGAGTGTATTGCCTCAGGCAGATAGTGAGGTGGCTAGCCAGCGTCTCAACCGCTTCTTGGAGGAGGTCAATGACATTATCGGTGCATCAGACACGTATTTGATGAACCGACGTGGTCTGACAGTTGCCGCCAGTAACTGGAGCCTTGATCGCTCCTTTATTGGCGGGAATTTCAGCTTCAGGCCCTATTTCAGTCAAGCCATTGCTGGTGGCCCTGGCAGTTATTTTGCATTGGGTACAACCTCGCACCAACGTGGCTACTTTTTCAGTTACCCCGTGTACCAGGGCGACGAAGTTGCAGGCGTCATTGTTGTTAAGATCGACTTGAATGACGTTGAAGATCAATGGAGTGATCCGTTACAGGATATTCTGGTTACCGACAGTGATGATGTGGTGTTTATCTCAACACGCCCTGAATGGAAGTTCCGTACCCTGACACCCCTGGCTCCGCATGATCAGCGTAGATTAAAAGAGAGTTTGCGCTATGGTGATAACTCTCTGATTCCGCTAGATATAAGTAGTCGGCAGCCTTTAAATGATAATGCTGAAGTGATCACTCTACAAACCCGGCAATCAGAGATCTCTGCCAGCAATGAGTCCCGCCAGGAGCAGGATTACCTTCTACTGACTCAGTCTCTGGCTGATGCCGGATTAAATGTATCCATGCTGGCGAGTATGAAAGTGGTTGACCAGAAAGTGATCACTGCCATGGTGCAGGTGGCTTTTGTCTATATCGCACTGATATTGCTGTTTCTGGTGCTGAGAGTTCGCTATCGTCTAAAATCACAGCAACAGGAGTTTCGGCAGCGCGAACATACGGCTCTCGAAGAGAGTGAGGCGAGAATACGCGCTATTATTGATCACACTCATGCCGGTCTGATTACCCTGGATGAAGCTGGGGCTGTCCGCTATATGAACCCTACGGCAGAAAAGCTGTTTGGCTGGTCTGCCGATGAAATACGAGGTCAGTACCTGAATCCACTGTTTTCTGACACCGCCCGGATTATTTGCTGGCGCTACATCATGGATGAAACTACGGATACGGCGGAGTTAACTACAGAGGTCGGGGCGTTAGGACAGAATCAGCAGGTATTTCCGGTTGAGTTAACCATCGGGCGCATGTCGGTGGCCGGTGAAAAACTGTTTATGTTAACAATTCACGACATTACCGAGCGTAAGCTTTATGAGCAGAAACTCAGGGATGCGACTGAAGCGCTGGAGTATAGAGTTGAGGAGCGCACCAAAGATCTGGTGCAGACCAATGCGCGCCTGGTCGAGGAGATGACCCTGCATCGTAATACCCAGAATGAGTTGATACAGACAGCCAAGTTGGCAGTGCTAGGTCAGTTATCGGCGGGTATTAATCATGAGCTGAATCAGCCGCTCACTGCGATTCGTAACTATGCCGACAATGCCAAGGCGTTTCTGAAAGCTGGCCGCCTGGAGCCTGTTGCCAACAATCTTCAGGAAATCGGTGGGTTGACTGAGCGCATGGCAAAGATTATTCATCCGCTCAAAGAGTTTTCCCGCAAGAGTACTAACTGTATCGAAGCGGTTTCACTGCAGCAGATACGTGATGGTGTGATGTCGGTTATGTATGGTCGTTTCGACAAGGAAGATGTGACCGTTGTATGGCCAGATGCTGCCGATGAAGTCTGGGTCATGGCTGACCGTTTACGTTTGGAGCAGGTATTCGTTAACCTGTTGACCAATGCGCTCCAGGCCATTTCCGGGCAATCAGTTAAAGAAATCCGGATTAGTGTTGATAAGGTGAAGGAGCGGACTGAAATTCGGGTGTTGGATAACGGGCCTGGTGTACGAGATCCTGAACGCGTATTCGAGCCCTTTTATACCACCAAAAGCTCGGGACAGGGCATCGGGCTGGGCTTGCCTATTTCGCAGCGTATCATTGAATCGTTTTACGGTGAGTTGCGTGTTCGTAACCATCAAACTGCCGGAGCGGAATTTCTGATTCGCTTACCGACGGCGGTTAAGCAAGCCTCTGTTGAGGGCCTGACCCTGGATAACATTTAA
- a CDS encoding sigma-54-dependent transcriptional regulator, which translates to MTEDQGASPVLLIDDEKHIRLAAGQTLELAGYAVTLMENAEGVIPAMDENWPGVVITDINMPGMDGLELMQSIHAKDPDLPVILITGHGDISMAVNAIRQGAYDFIEKPFASEFLLDVVRRALDKRRLTLENRQLRIELEAQSAPGPKIIGKSQQIQQLRRLLAAIADTAADILVMAETGCGKDLLARFIHEHSQRRDKNFVAINCGAVPEALIESELFGHEAGAFTDARSKRIGKFEYANGGTLFLDEIESMPVALQIRLLRVLEERSIERLGSNQTIDLNLRVIAATKVDLLDLCERGGFREDLYYRLNVLRVDIPPLRERREDIPLLFQHFALVASNQYGREVMPLPAERMHSLMLHDWPGNVRELRNLAERYILLGESCTFDFDNRPITVDLPGLGMTLPEQVERFEKMLIHTELGRHGGSIKDTLESLGLPRKTLYDKMRKYGLDKSHYK; encoded by the coding sequence ATGACCGAAGATCAAGGCGCTAGCCCGGTATTGTTGATAGATGACGAAAAGCATATTCGTCTGGCCGCTGGTCAAACACTGGAGCTGGCAGGGTATGCCGTGACATTGATGGAAAATGCCGAGGGTGTGATCCCGGCAATGGATGAGAACTGGCCCGGCGTAGTGATTACCGATATTAATATGCCCGGTATGGATGGCCTGGAGCTGATGCAAAGTATTCATGCCAAGGACCCGGATCTGCCTGTTATATTGATTACCGGCCATGGCGATATTTCTATGGCTGTTAATGCTATACGCCAGGGAGCTTATGATTTTATTGAAAAGCCTTTTGCATCGGAGTTCCTTCTGGATGTAGTCCGGCGCGCCCTGGATAAACGCCGTTTGACGTTGGAAAACAGGCAACTGCGTATTGAGCTTGAAGCACAAAGCGCACCCGGACCCAAAATTATTGGTAAGTCACAGCAGATCCAGCAGTTGCGGCGCTTATTGGCTGCCATTGCTGATACTGCAGCCGATATTCTGGTGATGGCTGAAACCGGCTGTGGTAAGGACTTGTTGGCGCGGTTTATTCATGAACACAGTCAACGCCGGGATAAAAACTTTGTTGCTATTAACTGTGGTGCGGTGCCGGAAGCGCTGATTGAAAGTGAGCTGTTCGGACATGAGGCGGGTGCCTTTACCGATGCCAGAAGTAAGCGTATCGGCAAGTTTGAATACGCTAACGGTGGTACCTTGTTTCTGGACGAAATCGAAAGTATGCCTGTGGCACTGCAGATTCGGTTGTTGCGGGTGTTGGAAGAGCGCAGTATTGAACGCCTGGGCTCTAATCAGACCATCGATTTGAATCTCCGTGTAATCGCTGCCACTAAGGTGGACCTGCTGGATTTGTGTGAACGCGGTGGCTTTCGTGAAGATCTGTATTACCGTCTGAATGTATTGCGTGTGGATATCCCCCCATTGCGCGAACGACGTGAAGACATTCCGTTGCTGTTCCAGCATTTTGCCCTGGTAGCGTCTAATCAGTACGGACGTGAAGTCATGCCTCTGCCGGCTGAGCGTATGCATAGCCTGATGTTGCACGACTGGCCAGGAAATGTTCGCGAGCTGCGTAATCTGGCTGAGCGCTACATTCTTCTGGGGGAGAGTTGCACCTTTGATTTTGATAACCGGCCAATCACTGTAGATTTGCCGGGGCTAGGGATGACGTTGCCTGAACAGGTGGAGCGATTTGAAAAAATGTTGATCCATACTGAGTTAGGCCGACATGGCGGATCTATCAAGGATACGTTGGAATCTCTTGGGCTACCGCGCAAAACCCTGTACGACAAAATGCGTAAATATGGTTTGGATAAAAGCCACTATAAATAA
- a CDS encoding methyl-accepting chemotaxis protein — protein sequence MSIKTKVNVSLLIVFVVVLFSSLTVIYRSESSLVADVARTTTLDTADSYFDSINILMLSGSMGIRKELQQRVLSNESITEARIVRSQQLNSVYGPGSEDSVIMDDLDRRALDGERVMEEVRDSNGHRLTVIVPMKAVPDYKGTNCMLCHQHPEGSVIGAVRVTYSLDKMNQTIRTNMIKVALVELALFVIGILVIGYILNRIVIRPINRFANTLHEIEQEHNFNLRVSVNSADEIGTMSAAMNSLLDNMHKSLKQVSSTVLKLSGSSGRINDIANLTTQAVLHQQDQTRSVASAIEQMEASTRSVSSSSTQTVEASDLALRESDEGTRVTAQAIHAIETLRHNIDEATIVIQKLDDQAQNVGTVLEVIKNIAEQTNLLALNAAIEAARAGEQGRGFAVVADEVRTLASRTQASTEEINKIIDGLQLDAKNAVQVMQTSLSSAGQGVEQVQNTSNALNTIAAEIRRINDMNHEVAGAVREQSDMASSIERNILAINDSSEDSSEHARHLTQVSTELTSLAQELETMLSRFKL from the coding sequence ATGTCAATCAAAACCAAAGTTAACGTCTCACTATTGATTGTCTTCGTGGTGGTACTCTTCAGTTCCCTGACGGTCATTTACCGCAGCGAGTCATCGCTGGTAGCCGATGTTGCCAGAACTACGACCCTTGATACGGCTGATTCTTATTTCGATAGCATCAACATTTTGATGCTGAGTGGATCCATGGGGATTCGCAAAGAGCTGCAACAGCGTGTTCTGAGCAATGAATCCATCACTGAAGCCCGTATTGTACGCAGCCAACAATTAAACTCAGTCTATGGCCCTGGCTCTGAAGATTCAGTGATCATGGATGATCTGGACAGACGTGCTTTGGATGGTGAGCGCGTTATGGAAGAGGTTCGTGATAGTAACGGTCATCGCCTTACCGTTATCGTGCCGATGAAAGCTGTTCCCGATTACAAAGGAACTAACTGCATGCTGTGTCACCAGCATCCGGAAGGATCTGTGATCGGTGCGGTTCGGGTAACCTACTCATTGGATAAGATGAATCAAACCATTCGCACCAACATGATTAAAGTGGCCCTGGTGGAACTGGCGCTATTCGTCATTGGCATACTGGTGATCGGCTATATACTGAACCGTATTGTAATCCGTCCAATCAACCGGTTTGCAAATACGCTTCATGAGATCGAACAAGAGCATAATTTCAATCTTCGGGTCAGCGTCAACTCCGCTGATGAAATAGGTACCATGTCTGCTGCGATGAATTCATTGCTAGATAATATGCACAAAAGCTTGAAACAAGTTAGTAGCACTGTACTGAAATTGTCCGGCTCAAGCGGGCGTATCAATGATATTGCCAACCTGACCACCCAGGCTGTTTTACATCAACAGGATCAGACCCGCTCCGTTGCATCAGCGATTGAGCAGATGGAAGCCTCTACACGCAGTGTTTCCAGCAGCTCTACCCAAACTGTAGAAGCCTCGGATCTGGCACTACGTGAAAGTGATGAAGGCACTCGTGTCACAGCCCAGGCGATTCATGCTATTGAAACATTGCGACACAATATTGATGAAGCAACGATTGTTATTCAAAAACTTGATGACCAGGCTCAAAATGTCGGCACGGTACTGGAAGTTATCAAAAATATTGCGGAACAAACCAACCTTTTGGCGCTCAACGCAGCTATAGAAGCGGCTCGTGCTGGTGAGCAAGGACGCGGATTTGCAGTGGTTGCCGATGAAGTCAGGACACTGGCCAGCCGTACTCAAGCCTCAACCGAAGAGATTAATAAAATCATTGATGGCCTGCAACTGGATGCTAAAAATGCTGTGCAGGTGATGCAGACATCGCTCAGCAGTGCTGGACAGGGTGTTGAACAGGTGCAGAACACCTCTAACGCGCTCAACACCATTGCTGCAGAAATCCGCCGCATCAACGACATGAACCACGAAGTCGCTGGAGCTGTGCGCGAGCAGAGCGATATGGCCAGCAGCATTGAACGAAATATTCTGGCTATTAATGACAGCTCAGAAGACAGTTCAGAACATGCTCGCCATCTGACCCAGGTCTCAACGGAACTGACCAGCCTGGCACAAGAACTGGAGACTATGCTCTCTCGCTTTAAACTCTAA
- a CDS encoding universal stress protein, whose translation MANYKTLLFATDFSEGAERAVDHARTLALLTGARLHLLHIITELSDKRRKRVPADVIDTFIREVTKHAHEDMQSFCDRHFADAQAQGFELSHNVIVGTGYEDIIDEASRIQADLIIMGTHGRTGIEKVLVGSTAERVVRNSTIPVLTVRT comes from the coding sequence ATGGCGAATTATAAAACGCTTCTGTTTGCGACAGATTTTTCTGAAGGTGCAGAAAGGGCTGTGGATCATGCACGTACGCTTGCCCTGCTCACAGGTGCCAGGTTGCATCTGCTGCATATCATTACTGAGCTCTCAGACAAACGACGTAAGCGTGTCCCGGCGGATGTGATTGATACCTTTATCCGGGAGGTTACCAAGCACGCCCATGAGGATATGCAATCTTTCTGTGATCGGCACTTTGCTGATGCTCAGGCTCAGGGTTTTGAGTTAAGCCATAATGTGATTGTCGGCACCGGCTATGAAGACATCATTGATGAAGCAAGCCGTATTCAGGCTGACCTCATCATTATGGGCACCCATGGCCGAACCGGCATAGAGAAGGTACTAGTAGGTTCTACAGCAGAGCGGGTCGTGCGTAATTCCACCATTCCGGTATTAACCGTCAGAACCTGA